The following are from one region of the Carassius auratus strain Wakin chromosome 13, ASM336829v1, whole genome shotgun sequence genome:
- the LOC113112573 gene encoding uncharacterized protein LOC113112573, translated as MVERWPALFTERQVFAEFNRIASKNLEGDFFEALDQYTPRFIKLFKTKKGTVGQKLRELIQHISCKTPDVTVLHSVVLKGIPILLCDESSEFYKTCSDTTRDEALECITVGVLTVVSEDSPHEGQSSVDLQPISTAIILEGGIVMDHIKNLPQAVCLLFGLTYVLHLDYPKCMANTLNFIQTVMLGLGKKKLPSKLLTLKNSLLG; from the exons ATGGTTGAACGATGGCCAGCACTCTTCACAGAGAGACAG gtgtttgctgagtttaatagAATCGCCAGTAAGAATCTTGAGGGAGACTTTTTTGAGGCTCTGGACCAGTACACGCCACGTTTCATCAAACTCTTCAAAACAAAGAAGGGAACTGTTGGTCAGAAACTCAGGGAGCTGATTCAGCACATAAGCTGTAAG ACACCAGACGTGACAGTACTTCACTCTGTTGTCCTCAAAGGCATTCCCATTTTACTCTGTGATGAATCCAGTGAATTCTACAAGACCTGCTCT GATACAACGAGAGACGAGGCCCTAGAATGCATCACTGTTGGTGTGCTGACAGTTGTCAGTGAAGATAGTCCTCATGAGGGTCAAAGCTCAGTGGACCTCCAGCCCATCTCCACTGCCATCATTCTGGAGGGAGGTATTGTCATGGATCATATTAAAAACTTGCCTCAGGCAGTTTGTCTGTTGTTTGGACTTACATATGTATTGCATTTGGATTACCCAAAATGCATGGCAAATACACTCAACTTCATTCAGACTGTGATGCTTGGACTGGGAAAGAAAAAACTCCCATCAAAACTGTTAACTCTGAAGAACAGTCTTCTGGGTTAG